One segment of Curtobacterium poinsettiae DNA contains the following:
- a CDS encoding alternate-type signal peptide domain-containing protein, translating into MHKIVTGAIAGAAGVALLLGGAGTFALWNASASSAASAVSAGTLTLSANNDGAWTDITNGRSTAIDPTKALMVPGNTFQFTQTLNIGATGQDLKANLTYANQSITGDAALLAATTKTLAVTSTSASVVQSSSNANTFVVSPSSSTSTVKVVFTVTLPASATTGQGGSINLSALAFTLTQTAIGS; encoded by the coding sequence ATGCACAAGATCGTCACCGGTGCCATCGCCGGCGCAGCAGGCGTCGCACTCCTCCTCGGCGGAGCGGGCACGTTCGCCCTCTGGAACGCCAGCGCCTCGAGCGCCGCGTCCGCCGTGAGCGCCGGCACCCTGACGCTGAGCGCCAACAACGACGGCGCCTGGACCGACATCACGAACGGTCGTTCCACCGCGATCGACCCGACGAAGGCCCTGATGGTCCCGGGCAACACGTTCCAGTTCACGCAGACGCTGAACATCGGCGCGACCGGCCAGGACCTCAAGGCCAACCTGACGTACGCCAACCAGAGCATCACCGGCGACGCCGCGCTGCTCGCCGCCACGACGAAGACGCTGGCCGTCACCTCGACGAGCGCCTCGGTCGTGCAGTCCTCGTCGAACGCGAACACCTTCGTCGTCTCGCCGTCCTCGTCCACGTCGACCGTCAAGGTCGTCTTCACGGTGACGCTCCCCGCGTCGGCGACCACCGGGCAGGGCGGCTCGATCAACCTCAGCGCGCTCGCCTTCACGCTGACCCAGACCGCGATCGGTTCCTGA
- the pnuC gene encoding nicotinamide riboside transporter PnuC, with the protein MDIVRWLFDAQIVIGDQTVLWREVIGNVFGLLSALGGMRRKVWAWPVGLVGNALLFTVFMGALFDTPNPVNLLGQAGRQVMFIIVSIYGWYRWTHRPEDATTVIDPRWASWRTRLLLVVGMVGGTALLTPVFRALGSYEPVWSDAWIFVGSLLATYGMAKGWVEFWLIWVAVDLVGVPLLFSAGYYASGLMYVFYGVFTLTGFFVWMRQRVRPPAAPVTVG; encoded by the coding sequence ATGGACATCGTGCGCTGGTTGTTCGACGCGCAGATCGTCATCGGCGACCAGACGGTGCTCTGGCGCGAGGTGATCGGCAACGTCTTCGGGCTGCTCAGTGCCCTCGGTGGCATGCGTCGGAAGGTCTGGGCCTGGCCGGTCGGACTGGTCGGCAACGCCCTGCTCTTCACCGTCTTCATGGGAGCGCTCTTCGACACCCCGAACCCCGTCAACCTGCTCGGGCAGGCCGGCCGTCAGGTCATGTTCATCATCGTGAGCATCTACGGCTGGTACCGGTGGACGCACCGGCCCGAGGACGCGACCACCGTGATCGACCCGCGCTGGGCCTCCTGGCGGACCCGTCTGCTGCTCGTCGTCGGCATGGTCGGCGGCACCGCCCTGCTGACCCCCGTCTTCCGCGCGCTCGGGTCGTACGAGCCGGTGTGGAGCGACGCGTGGATCTTCGTCGGTTCGCTGCTCGCCACCTACGGCATGGCGAAGGGGTGGGTCGAGTTCTGGCTCATCTGGGTGGCGGTCGACCTGGTCGGCGTGCCGCTGTTGTTCTCCGCCGGGTACTACGCCTCCGGGTTGATGTACGTCTTCTACGGCGTCTTCACGTTGACGGGGTTCTTCGTCTGGATGCGCCAGCGGGTCCGCCCGCCGGCGGCGCCGGTCACCGTCGGCTGA
- a CDS encoding ABC transporter ATP-binding protein yields MSGASISVQDFVMRFGDRNVVDGLSFDVAPGETFGLLGSNGSGKTTTIRALLGITTPTAGTLTIDGRPYRPATGGIGYLPEERGLYRKESVIDVMTYFGRLRGLRGAEATAWSMDYLARVGLADRAKLRVDKLSGGQQQKVQLGITIMDRPRLLILDEPTKGLDPVNRRLLLDLVDERKADGATVVLVTHHMDEVERLCDRILLLKDGRAAAYGSVPDVQDAFGGAVARVGLDGPVPKSPLYRLARHEGHVAYLVPTQAAAPDGADVLAELVAAGVHVTAFEMRRIPLDEIFVQVYGHDALAAASSDGAAA; encoded by the coding sequence ATGAGCGGGGCGAGCATCAGCGTGCAGGACTTCGTGATGCGGTTCGGCGACCGCAACGTGGTCGACGGGCTGTCGTTCGACGTCGCCCCCGGCGAGACGTTCGGGCTGCTCGGCAGCAACGGCTCCGGCAAGACCACGACGATCCGGGCCCTGCTCGGCATCACCACCCCGACGGCGGGCACGCTGACGATCGACGGCCGGCCCTACCGACCGGCCACCGGCGGCATCGGCTACCTGCCCGAAGAACGCGGGCTGTACCGCAAGGAGTCCGTCATCGACGTGATGACCTACTTCGGGCGCCTGCGCGGGCTCCGCGGCGCCGAGGCGACCGCGTGGAGCATGGACTACCTGGCCCGGGTGGGGCTCGCCGACCGCGCGAAGCTGCGCGTCGACAAGCTGTCCGGCGGCCAGCAGCAGAAGGTCCAGCTCGGCATCACGATCATGGACCGGCCACGGCTGCTCATCCTCGACGAACCGACCAAGGGCCTCGACCCGGTGAACCGGCGGCTCCTGCTCGACCTGGTCGACGAGCGGAAGGCCGACGGCGCGACCGTGGTCCTCGTGACGCACCACATGGACGAGGTCGAGCGGCTCTGCGACCGCATCCTGCTCCTCAAGGACGGCCGGGCCGCCGCGTACGGATCCGTGCCCGACGTGCAGGACGCCTTCGGTGGCGCCGTCGCCCGCGTCGGGCTCGACGGCCCCGTGCCGAAGTCGCCGCTGTACCGGCTCGCCCGCCACGAGGGGCACGTCGCCTACCTGGTGCCGACCCAGGCCGCCGCTCCGGACGGTGCGGACGTCCTGGCAGAACTGGTCGCGGCCGGGGTGCACGTCACCGCGTTCGAGATGCGCCGGATCCCGCTCGACGAGATCTTCGTGCAGGTCTACGGGCACGACGCCCTCGCCGCTGCATCGTCGGACGGAGCAGCGGCATGA
- a CDS encoding CalY family protein produces the protein MWPVAIALVVAVGTALLGAGGTYALWNGTASMAATTVRSATATISVSGTTAMNTAVLGPGTSTTGTFTVRNTGSIPLSVRVTTTAAKSSVAAATGELTLHLAMVSSAAKCVPGLTGTSARLATFDTGAGSFTLPAGASGIACLETALDADAPQTVAGATTDFTLTVTGTQVSA, from the coding sequence GTGTGGCCGGTCGCGATCGCCCTGGTCGTCGCGGTCGGAACGGCGCTCCTCGGCGCCGGCGGCACGTACGCGCTCTGGAACGGGACCGCCAGCATGGCGGCCACCACGGTGCGCTCCGCCACCGCGACCATCAGCGTCAGCGGCACCACGGCGATGAACACCGCGGTCCTCGGGCCGGGCACGAGCACCACCGGCACCTTCACGGTGCGGAACACCGGGTCGATCCCCCTGTCGGTGCGCGTCACGACGACGGCCGCGAAGTCGTCCGTCGCGGCGGCGACCGGTGAACTGACGCTCCACCTCGCGATGGTGTCCTCGGCCGCGAAGTGCGTCCCCGGGCTCACCGGTACGAGCGCGCGGCTCGCCACCTTCGACACCGGCGCCGGGTCCTTCACGCTGCCGGCCGGGGCGAGCGGGATCGCGTGCCTCGAGACGGCTCTCGACGCCGACGCACCGCAGACCGTCGCCGGCGCCACCACCGACTTCACCCTCACCGTCACCGGAACGCAGGTCTCCGCATGA
- a CDS encoding carbohydrate ABC transporter permease: MATTTTEAVTTAARRRRGGAAPRLQSGRRDGRRKPRVDPLFLAFLLPTLVLFTLAITLPAVMGIVLSFTNSVGFGEFRFTGLTNYIAVFSDPAILQAYLFTLGFSLVTVIVVNAIAFLLAIALTSKIRGKIALRAVFVLPMVISGIVIAYVFSFLFANSLPAFATAIGFGPLEQSILANPDLAWLAIVVVTAWQAIPSTLLIYIAGVLSIPGEVYEAAALDGASAWRQLVSITAPLTAGYILINLVIGFKNFLNSYDIIVGLTDGGPGTSTTSVAMSIFKGFNGGDYAYQMANATIFFVIAVVIAVIQLRATRGKAAL, from the coding sequence ATGGCAACCACGACCACCGAAGCCGTCACGACGGCGGCCCGACGCCGACGGGGCGGAGCCGCGCCGCGCCTCCAGTCCGGACGACGGGACGGACGACGCAAGCCCCGCGTCGACCCGCTCTTCCTGGCGTTCCTGCTGCCCACCCTGGTGTTGTTCACCCTCGCGATCACGCTGCCCGCGGTGATGGGCATCGTGCTGAGCTTCACGAACTCCGTCGGCTTCGGCGAGTTCCGGTTCACCGGGCTCACCAACTACATCGCGGTGTTCTCCGACCCCGCGATCCTGCAGGCGTACCTGTTCACGCTGGGGTTCTCGCTCGTCACCGTGATCGTCGTGAACGCGATCGCCTTCCTGCTCGCCATCGCGCTGACGTCGAAGATCCGCGGCAAGATCGCCCTGCGTGCGGTGTTCGTGCTGCCGATGGTGATCTCGGGCATCGTCATCGCGTACGTGTTCTCGTTCCTGTTCGCGAACAGCCTGCCGGCCTTCGCCACCGCGATCGGCTTCGGGCCGCTCGAGCAGAGCATCCTGGCGAACCCCGACCTGGCCTGGCTGGCGATCGTGGTCGTCACCGCCTGGCAGGCGATCCCGTCGACGCTCCTCATCTACATCGCCGGCGTCCTCTCGATCCCCGGCGAGGTGTACGAGGCAGCCGCCCTCGACGGTGCCAGCGCCTGGCGGCAGCTCGTCTCGATCACCGCGCCGCTGACGGCGGGCTACATCCTGATCAACCTGGTCATCGGGTTCAAGAACTTCCTGAACTCGTACGACATCATCGTCGGCCTGACCGACGGCGGCCCCGGCACCTCGACCACCAGTGTCGCGATGTCGATCTTCAAGGGCTTCAACGGCGGCGACTACGCCTACCAGATGGCGAACGCCACGATCTTCTTCGTCATCGCGGTCGTCATCGCCGTGATCCAGCTGCGGGCGACCCGCGGGAAGGCAGCGCTCTGA
- a CDS encoding glycoside hydrolase family 13 protein, with protein MTDTLAQPAATSHDETWWRQASVYQIYPRSFADADGDGIGDLPGITERVPYLASLGVEAVWLSPFYPSALADGGYDVDDYRDVDPRLGTLDDFDRMVEALHAAGIRVIVDVVPNHTSDRHEWFREALAAPKGSPARDRYVFRDGTGPSGEEAPADWISIFGGPAWTAVGDGQWYLHSFAKEQPDLNWANREVRDDFLHTLRFWSDRGVDGFRIDVAHGLAKDLGETLPTWAELAEMPKDGTHPLWDRDDVHDIYAEWRTVFNEYTPARTAVAEAWVPAHRRARYASAEGLGQAFNFDLLEADFDAGQFRTIIEFNLGLAEQSGSSTTWVFSNHDVVRHATRYALPPRAGGTDKQGSAWLLAGGSQDALDRSLGLRRAQAATLLELALPGSAYLYQGEELGLHEVGDIPDADRQDPAFFRNPGVDVGRDGCRVPIPWTRTGTSFGFGPDGSHLPQPAWFADSNVEAEDADPDSTLNLYRKALGLRGQLQSEEQLEWIETGRDDVLAFRRPNGWTSVTVFGDEPFALPAGELLLASAPVVDGALSGVGTAWLRS; from the coding sequence GTGACCGACACCCTCGCCCAGCCCGCCGCCACCTCGCACGACGAGACCTGGTGGCGCCAGGCCAGCGTCTACCAGATCTACCCCCGCTCGTTCGCCGACGCGGACGGCGACGGCATCGGCGACCTGCCCGGCATCACCGAGCGGGTGCCGTACCTGGCCTCGCTCGGCGTCGAGGCCGTCTGGCTCAGCCCCTTCTACCCGTCCGCCCTGGCCGACGGCGGCTACGACGTCGACGACTACCGTGACGTCGACCCGCGCCTCGGCACCCTCGACGACTTCGACCGGATGGTCGAAGCACTGCACGCCGCCGGCATCCGAGTGATCGTCGACGTCGTCCCGAACCACACGAGCGACCGGCACGAGTGGTTCCGCGAGGCGCTCGCAGCACCCAAGGGCTCCCCCGCCCGCGACCGCTACGTGTTCCGCGACGGCACGGGGCCGTCCGGCGAGGAAGCCCCCGCCGACTGGATCTCGATCTTCGGCGGGCCGGCCTGGACCGCCGTCGGCGACGGCCAGTGGTACCTGCACAGCTTCGCGAAGGAGCAGCCCGACCTGAACTGGGCGAACCGTGAGGTCCGTGACGACTTCCTGCACACCCTGCGTTTCTGGTCCGACCGCGGTGTCGACGGGTTCCGCATCGACGTGGCCCACGGGCTGGCGAAGGACCTGGGCGAGACCCTGCCCACCTGGGCCGAGCTCGCCGAGATGCCGAAGGACGGCACGCACCCGCTCTGGGACCGTGACGACGTGCACGACATCTACGCCGAGTGGCGGACGGTCTTCAACGAGTACACGCCGGCCCGCACCGCGGTCGCCGAGGCCTGGGTCCCTGCCCACCGCCGCGCCCGCTACGCCAGCGCCGAGGGACTCGGTCAGGCGTTCAACTTCGACCTGCTCGAGGCCGACTTCGACGCCGGCCAGTTCCGCACGATCATCGAGTTCAACCTCGGCCTCGCCGAGCAGTCCGGCTCGTCGACCACGTGGGTGTTCTCGAACCACGACGTCGTCCGGCACGCCACCCGCTACGCCCTGCCGCCCCGCGCCGGCGGCACCGACAAGCAGGGCAGCGCCTGGCTGCTCGCCGGCGGCTCGCAGGACGCGCTCGACCGGTCGCTCGGCCTCCGTCGCGCACAGGCCGCCACGCTGCTCGAGCTCGCCCTGCCCGGCTCCGCCTACCTGTACCAGGGCGAGGAGCTCGGCCTGCACGAGGTCGGTGACATCCCGGACGCCGACCGGCAGGACCCGGCGTTCTTCCGCAACCCGGGTGTCGACGTCGGTCGTGACGGCTGCCGCGTGCCGATCCCGTGGACGCGCACCGGCACGTCGTTCGGCTTCGGTCCGGACGGCTCGCACCTGCCGCAGCCGGCGTGGTTCGCCGACTCCAACGTCGAGGCCGAGGACGCCGACCCCGACTCCACGCTCAACCTGTACCGGAAGGCGCTCGGCTTGCGTGGCCAGCTGCAGTCCGAGGAACAGCTCGAGTGGATCGAGACCGGCCGCGACGACGTGCTCGCGTTCCGTCGGCCGAACGGCTGGACGAGCGTGACGGTCTTCGGCGACGAGCCCTTCGCACTGCCGGCCGGCGAGCTGCTGCTCGCCTCCGCCCCCGTGGTCGACGGCGCCCTGTCGGGCGTGGGGACGGCCTGGTTGCGTTCCTGA
- a CDS encoding carbohydrate ABC transporter permease — MSLQAPLRPGTTATGSIRSVDADRSSGSGKAGRGRFNWPVTVVLLLCALSVLVPLYVTLTMAFKTTGQAVDGNAFSLPAPFSVDGFVQAWQLTDFPRAFGVSVFVAAITVVGTILLASFTAYAIARNWDRRLFRWSFFYLLAAMFLPFPVLALSQVKLTGLAHLDNPLGVAILHVMFQLSFSVLLFTAFLRSIPAELEESARIDGASTGQVFWRLVFPLLAPMSATVGIFAFLASWNDFVMPSLITSDPALQTLPVLQQMFQTQFSNNYNVSFASYLMAMAPAIIVYLVTQRWVMAGVTQGAIK, encoded by the coding sequence ATGTCCCTGCAAGCACCCCTGCGACCGGGGACCACCGCGACCGGCAGCATCCGTTCCGTCGACGCGGACCGGTCCTCCGGCTCGGGCAAGGCCGGCCGCGGTCGTTTCAACTGGCCCGTCACGGTCGTCCTCCTGCTGTGTGCGCTGTCGGTGCTCGTGCCGCTGTACGTCACCCTGACGATGGCGTTCAAGACCACCGGCCAGGCCGTCGACGGCAACGCGTTCTCGCTGCCGGCACCGTTCAGCGTCGACGGCTTCGTGCAGGCGTGGCAGCTGACCGACTTCCCGCGGGCGTTCGGGGTCTCGGTGTTCGTCGCCGCGATCACCGTCGTCGGCACGATCCTGCTCGCCTCGTTCACGGCCTACGCGATCGCCCGGAACTGGGACCGACGGCTGTTCCGCTGGTCGTTCTTCTACCTGCTCGCGGCGATGTTCCTGCCGTTCCCCGTGCTCGCACTGTCGCAGGTGAAGCTCACCGGGCTCGCGCACCTGGACAACCCGCTCGGGGTCGCGATCCTGCACGTCATGTTCCAGCTGTCCTTCAGCGTCCTGCTCTTCACGGCCTTCCTGCGGTCGATCCCGGCCGAGCTGGAGGAGAGTGCACGCATCGACGGTGCGAGCACGGGGCAGGTGTTCTGGCGACTCGTGTTCCCGCTGCTGGCACCGATGAGCGCCACCGTCGGCATCTTCGCGTTCCTCGCGTCGTGGAACGACTTCGTGATGCCGTCGCTGATCACCTCCGACCCGGCGCTGCAGACCCTGCCGGTGCTGCAGCAGATGTTCCAGACGCAGTTCAGCAACAACTACAACGTGTCGTTCGCCTCGTACCTGATGGCGATGGCCCCGGCGATCATCGTCTACCTCGTCACCCAGCGGTGGGTGATGGCCGGCGTGACCCAGGGCGCGATCAAGTGA
- a CDS encoding ABC transporter permease, whose protein sequence is MSSLGTVVRFEFVRAVKKPAFWIGTLALPVVIVVVSLLVGIGQAAGTNSVVSGSSATKTPFHYVDESGLVSESVAAKWGGTPSTDAAADRAAVRSGDLDAFIAFPSSPSTTAIRVDAADRGLFANGVYSSLAERVLEQSVAASVDDPETVELLRSPPATDVTTYADGRVAPGWLSVVPPFLFVAAFFGLVILLAARMVTVVVEEKENRISEMILTTVTAGDLIRGKVIAMLLVGFVQVSVFVVPGLVGLLVALPLVSSQLGGLTVDPWRMVTGALLLVGGVLLASGLFVAVGAAVPSIKDASALQSAAIFALIIPLYAAFFVMTTPTSPVAQFFTYFPTFTPITAMVRNAVGALTVTESVVCIVEVFVVAGLLLWFAEYLFRHSVAQYGSKVTVRQVLSWRRGRRG, encoded by the coding sequence ATGAGCAGCCTCGGCACGGTCGTCCGGTTCGAGTTCGTCCGCGCGGTGAAGAAGCCCGCGTTCTGGATCGGTACCCTCGCGCTGCCGGTCGTCATCGTGGTCGTGTCGTTGCTCGTGGGTATCGGGCAGGCCGCCGGCACGAACTCCGTGGTGTCCGGGTCGTCCGCCACCAAGACCCCGTTCCACTACGTCGACGAGTCCGGCCTGGTGTCGGAGTCCGTGGCCGCGAAGTGGGGTGGGACGCCGTCCACCGACGCCGCCGCCGACCGCGCCGCCGTCCGGTCCGGTGACCTCGACGCCTTCATCGCGTTCCCGTCGTCGCCGTCCACGACGGCCATCCGGGTCGACGCCGCCGACCGCGGGCTCTTCGCCAACGGCGTGTACTCGTCCCTGGCCGAGCGGGTGCTCGAGCAGAGCGTCGCCGCGTCGGTCGACGACCCCGAGACCGTGGAGCTGCTCCGCAGTCCACCCGCCACCGACGTCACCACCTACGCCGACGGCCGGGTCGCACCGGGCTGGTTGTCCGTCGTGCCGCCGTTCCTGTTCGTCGCCGCGTTCTTCGGGCTCGTCATCCTGCTCGCCGCACGGATGGTCACCGTCGTGGTCGAGGAGAAGGAGAACCGGATCTCCGAGATGATCCTGACCACGGTGACCGCGGGCGACCTGATCCGCGGCAAGGTCATCGCGATGCTGCTCGTCGGCTTCGTGCAGGTCAGCGTGTTCGTCGTGCCCGGCCTGGTCGGGCTGCTCGTCGCCCTGCCGCTGGTGTCGTCGCAGCTCGGTGGGCTGACGGTCGACCCGTGGCGGATGGTGACCGGAGCGCTGCTGCTCGTCGGCGGGGTGCTGCTGGCGTCCGGGCTGTTCGTCGCCGTCGGGGCCGCAGTGCCGTCGATCAAGGACGCCTCGGCCCTGCAGTCGGCGGCGATCTTCGCGCTGATCATCCCCCTGTACGCGGCGTTCTTCGTGATGACGACGCCGACGTCGCCCGTCGCCCAGTTCTTCACGTACTTCCCGACCTTCACGCCGATCACCGCGATGGTGCGGAACGCCGTCGGGGCCCTCACCGTGACGGAGTCGGTGGTCTGCATCGTCGAGGTGTTCGTCGTCGCCGGTCTGCTGCTGTGGTTCGCGGAGTACCTGTTCCGGCACTCGGTCGCGCAGTACGGCTCGAAGGTGACGGTGCGGCAGGTGCTGTCGTGGCGGCGGGGGCGTCGGGGCTGA